The following proteins come from a genomic window of Spirochaetota bacterium:
- the asd gene encoding aspartate-semialdehyde dehydrogenase, translating into MKENKNIKINVGILGATGAVGQRFLSLLEDHPFFYITDLVASEKSAGKKYGEVVNWIIEKSLPEKFKNYIIKDVNSNFDARLFFSALDSSVAAEIEMDFIKKGYVIISNAKNFRMHENVPLLLADINPDHIKLIDYQNYGKGCIITNPNCVVSGLATSLKPLIDNFEIEFVNVTTMQAVSGAGYPGVPSIDILGNIIPYIKDEESKIETEPLKILGKLEEENKKIKFADFKIFAQANRVPVLNGHTGSVLVKFKNKINIDDIKILYKNFETKFNFQSKFLNYKVIRFEDRDDYPQIRFDLMKDYGMSVSIGHLKKKDDYFIHYLFLTHNTIRGAAGAAILNGELLCSNSENLIKYNLV; encoded by the coding sequence ATGAAAGAGAATAAAAATATTAAAATAAATGTTGGGATTCTGGGAGCAACAGGAGCAGTAGGACAGAGATTTTTGTCATTGCTTGAAGATCATCCATTTTTTTATATTACTGATCTTGTGGCATCAGAAAAATCTGCAGGGAAAAAATATGGAGAAGTTGTTAATTGGATAATAGAAAAAAGTTTACCCGAGAAATTTAAAAATTATATTATTAAGGATGTTAATTCTAACTTTGATGCAAGGCTTTTTTTTTCAGCATTAGATTCTTCAGTAGCTGCTGAGATCGAAATGGACTTTATAAAAAAAGGTTATGTAATAATATCTAATGCAAAAAATTTTAGAATGCACGAAAATGTTCCTTTATTACTTGCCGATATAAATCCAGATCATATAAAACTTATTGATTATCAAAATTATGGTAAAGGTTGTATAATTACAAACCCTAATTGTGTTGTATCTGGACTTGCAACATCATTAAAGCCTCTTATAGATAATTTTGAAATTGAATTTGTAAATGTTACTACTATGCAAGCAGTATCTGGTGCAGGCTATCCAGGGGTACCATCTATTGATATATTAGGTAATATTATTCCTTATATAAAAGATGAAGAAAGTAAGATAGAGACAGAGCCTTTAAAAATTTTAGGAAAATTGGAAGAAGAAAATAAAAAAATAAAATTTGCAGATTTTAAAATATTTGCTCAAGCTAATAGAGTTCCTGTATTGAATGGGCATACTGGATCTGTTTTAGTAAAGTTTAAAAATAAAATCAATATTGATGATATTAAGATTTTATATAAAAATTTTGAAACCAAATTTAATTTTCAGAGTAAATTTTTAAATTACAAAGTTATTAGATTTGAGGATAGAGATGATTATCCACAAATAAGATTTGATCTAATGAAGGATTATGGGATGTCAGTATCTATAGGACACTTAAAAAAGAAAGATGATTATTTTATTCATTATTTATTTTTAACACATAATACTATTAGAGGTGCTGCAGGTGCTGCTATTTTAAATGGGGAACTTCTATGTTCAAATAGTGAAAATTTAATAAAATATAATCTTGTTTAA
- a CDS encoding diguanylate cyclase, with amino-acid sequence MKNIKKIIFIYIFFISIIIVGCNSLVLNEFFIKKELVLSKVYFTFDNVNLYDSENNDEKSKINWEDYTKEIFIKILNERKIFDNKKNFYNDFIILKVYIPSIIFKNPILLIKNLNNDFQIIFKNKIIYKPEGKNSQLNFPIFNFFIRLNKDIPGNYLYIKIDHPSNLYDINIYYGEYENILKNLFYKDSLIFLSGVFFFISGFFIFFLFLIFKLKDSSIFFMLLCFSFGYMGTIVPAFKDIFFNKIDLFIYFYLSSIFYIYLFPFLIIRKLLGLKINLINLYIFFSLVIFIVLNLIYINKYINYLYFLNILLFVLLLNLLVVNFFILIKKYYEDNFYKLIFINFLVFIIGLLFYFIKNWFYNLNYNFIFVFYINLLLTIVNIVFYIIKNYSNSLLDIDTGLFNKYYFEGQLDRNVKLCVRERKPLSLIKLEIQNINEIYLKEGEKKAIDFQKELGNLIKSIIKRSEDYVSICGRGKFYIVLPFTDIDGAKVVVERLSKSIKNNQNIKMGVSFIYPKDINDKNTLIQKADYAVHVAKKENLDYYIRF; translated from the coding sequence ATGAAAAATATTAAAAAAATTATTTTTATTTATATTTTTTTTATATCTATTATTATAGTGGGATGCAATAGTCTAGTGTTAAACGAGTTCTTTATAAAAAAAGAGCTTGTATTAAGCAAAGTTTACTTTACTTTTGATAATGTGAATTTATATGATAGTGAGAATAATGATGAGAAAAGTAAAATCAATTGGGAAGATTATACAAAAGAAATCTTTATTAAAATATTAAATGAAAGAAAAATTTTTGACAATAAAAAAAATTTTTATAATGATTTTATTATATTAAAAGTTTATATTCCTTCAATTATTTTTAAAAATCCAATTTTATTAATAAAAAATCTTAATAATGACTTTCAAATTATTTTTAAAAATAAAATAATTTATAAACCTGAAGGTAAAAACTCTCAATTAAATTTTCCAATATTTAATTTCTTTATTAGATTGAATAAAGATATCCCTGGTAATTATTTATATATTAAAATTGATCATCCATCAAATCTTTATGATATTAATATTTATTATGGAGAATATGAAAATATTTTAAAAAATTTATTTTATAAAGATTCTTTAATTTTTTTGTCTGGTGTATTTTTTTTTATAAGTGGTTTTTTTATATTTTTTCTATTTTTAATCTTTAAATTGAAAGATAGTTCAATATTTTTTATGTTATTATGTTTTTCTTTTGGTTATATGGGGACTATTGTTCCTGCTTTTAAAGATATATTTTTTAATAAAATTGATTTATTTATATATTTTTATTTATCTTCAATATTTTATATTTATTTATTCCCTTTCTTAATCATAAGAAAATTACTTGGATTAAAGATAAATTTAATAAATTTATATATTTTTTTCTCTTTAGTTATTTTTATTGTATTAAATTTGATATATATAAATAAATATATAAATTATCTATATTTTTTAAATATTCTGCTCTTTGTTTTGCTTTTAAATCTATTAGTTGTTAACTTTTTTATATTAATTAAAAAATATTATGAAGATAATTTTTATAAATTAATTTTTATAAATTTTTTAGTTTTTATTATAGGATTATTATTTTATTTTATAAAAAACTGGTTTTATAATTTGAATTATAATTTTATTTTTGTTTTTTATATAAATTTATTATTAACAATTGTAAATATAGTTTTTTATATTATCAAAAATTATTCAAATTCTTTACTTGATATAGATACTGGCTTATTTAATAAATATTACTTTGAAGGCCAACTTGATAGAAATGTAAAACTTTGTGTAAGAGAAAGAAAACCTTTATCTTTGATAAAATTAGAAATTCAGAATATTAATGAAATATATTTAAAAGAAGGTGAAAAAAAAGCAATAGATTTTCAAAAAGAGCTAGGAAACTTAATAAAATCAATAATAAAAAGATCTGAGGATTATGTAAGTATATGTGGGAGAGGAAAGTTTTATATAGTTTTACCTTTTACTGATATTGATGGTGCAAAAGTTGTAGTTGAAAGGCTCTCTAAATCTATTAAGAATAATCAAAATATAAAAATGGGAGTAAGTTTTATATATCCTAAAGATATTAATGATAAAAATACTTTAATTCAAAAGGCAGATTATGCAGTTCATGTAGCAAAAAAAGAAAATTTAGATTACTACATAAGGTTTTAA